The Engystomops pustulosus chromosome 4, aEngPut4.maternal, whole genome shotgun sequence genome contains a region encoding:
- the RPP25 gene encoding ribonuclease P protein subunit p25, producing MENLHRARIMIEDEGALPFKDLHPHVAQMRVKEGSKIRNLVGYALTYMKSEGTGQIIFGAYGRAVTKAITCAEILKRQVNGLHQITKIQYTSLQEVWEQKGPVIKNPAPCLTVYKNCPSIYILLSKSPLDPQEDGYQPPQNPPSGETGKRSLESHGSSDSKKRKTNVSTEGRIEETCTNIGGAAISQETPYYQKI from the coding sequence ATGGAAAACTTGCATCGAGCGAGAATTATGATTGAAGATGAAGGAGCTCTACCATTCAAGGACCTTCATCCACACGTGGCACAGATGAGAGTGAAGGAGGGCAGTAAAATCCGTAATTTAGTTGGATATGCATTAACTTATATGAAGTCGGAGGGAACTGGGCAGATTATTTTTGGAGCCTATGGTCGAGCTGTTACAAAAGCCATTACTTGTGCAGAGATACTGAAGAGGCAAGTAAATGGTCTGCACCAAATTACCAAGATACAGTATACAAGTTTACAGGAGGTATGGGAGCAGAAGGGGCCAGTCATCAAGAATCCAGCCCCATGTTTAACTGTTTACAAAAATTGCCCTTCTATTTATATTCTATTATCCAAGTCTCCCTTGGATCCACAAGAAGATGGTTACCAACCTCCACAGAATCCTCCTTCAGGAGAGACTGGAAAGAGGTCACTTGAATCCCATGGTTCATCAGATTCCAAAAAGAGAAAGACAAATGTAAGCACCGAGGGTCGGATTGAGGAAACTTGCACAAACATTGGTGGAGCAGCAATATCTCAAGAGACTCCATACTATCAAAAGATTTAA